GAGGACTGATCGTCCTCGGACGTCCGAAGACGTCTTAGAAGGAGTGCTCCGGGCCGGGGAACGACCCGTCCCGGACCTCCTCGCCGAAGGTCCGTGCCCCGTCGAGCAGATCCTGCCGGATCCGGGCGTACTGCTTGACGAAGCGGGCCATGCGCCCGCCCCGCAGCCCCATGGCGTCCTGCCACACCAGGACCTGGCCCGTGGTCACGTTGCCGGCGCCGATGCCGACGGTCGGGATCGTGAGCGCCGCATCCACCTGGGCGGCGGTGGCGGCCGGCACCATCTCCATCAGCACGGCGAAGGCGCCCGCCTCCTGAAGTGCCAGGGCATCCTCGACCAGGCGCGCGGCGTCGTCGCCCCGGCCCTGAACCCGGTAACCGCCCAGCGCATGCTCGCTCTGCGGGGTGAAGCCGATGTGGCCCATGACCGGGATGCCGGCCTGGACCATGGCGCGCACGGTGTCCGCGTAGTAGGCGCCGCCCTCCATCTTGACGGCGTGAGCCAGGCCCTCCTTGAGGAACCGGACCCCGGTGGTGACGGCCTGCTCGATCGACGCCTCGTAGGAGCCGAACGGCAGATCCGCGAGAACGAGCGACCGCTTGGCGGCCCGTGCGA
Above is a window of Arthrobacter sp. Y-9 DNA encoding:
- the panB gene encoding 3-methyl-2-oxobutanoate hydroxymethyltransferase, whose translation is MTHSESASSSTPGETSAPYGSGPAASSSAATGRVRLHHLQAAKAEGRHFAMLTAYEQYTAEIFDEAGIEVLLIGDSASNNVFGNETSLPVTVDELLPLCRAVARAAKRSLVLADLPFGSYEASIEQAVTTGVRFLKEGLAHAVKMEGGAYYADTVRAMVQAGIPVMGHIGFTPQSEHALGGYRVQGRGDDAARLVEDALALQEAGAFAVLMEMVPAATAAQVDAALTIPTVGIGAGNVTTGQVLVWQDAMGLRGGRMARFVKQYARIRQDLLDGARTFGEEVRDGSFPGPEHSF